The DNA region GAGTGGATTTATCCCGGAAGTTCAGTTAATGCAAATGGACAGACACTTCATAATGTTCATTTAGACTCCCCAAATAATCCTTACGGAGCGGCACGTGACATAATGACATATACATATAAGTTTACACCGCATTTGATTGTCAGTGTAAATCCCGAAGCCGCAGAAGACATTTTTGGTGCAGGCCTGATTGACAACATCAGAGCCAATGACGCCTACAACGGTTATGCAGGAAGCGAAAATGTACAGGGAACAATGTCAAGAGGAGATGCTGTGAGTACAGCTATGGGAGGCGGCACTTTTAATCCGTTAGCTATTCCATTAAATCTTCTAATGGGAAATATTAGATTAATTCCAGTCTAATTTTCCTCACTTTTTTATCTTAACTGAAGCAATGTGTAAAAGGATAATGCCACACCAACTACAGAAATAACAATCATTATCAGTCCATGTTTTTTAACTGTAGGATTTCTTGACTGCACCAAATAAAAAGGCAGGAAAAATCCGAAAAAAGTAAAAATAGAAAATCTTGTGCTTTTAAAAAATGTACCTATTATGAACCCGCTCCAGGAGAGAAATATTGTAAGCAAATATGATACAATAATGACTTTTTTATTAACTGGAGGAGCCTGATTTTTAAAAACTATAACATTTTTAGGTTGCAGACCTTCAACTAATGGTGTTCCGCATTTTGCGCAAAAGTCATAATCATCCTGATTTACAAATTCACAATTTTTACATATTCTAGTCATTAGTTAAAGTTAATATTTCTTAATATAAATTATTTTTCCAAAATCATTGCAATTTCTTTAAAAAATTCTCCAAGATAATTTTCATTGACCAAATCAGCATAATATTTAAAGCCTAATTTTTCTAAAACTCTTTTTGACTGTGAATTTTCAATTCTATAACTCGCATAAATCTTTTCAACATTTAATTCATCAAAAGCCCTACTGATTAAAACCTCAGACGCTTCAACAGCATAACCATTTCCCCAGTATTGCTCCGCTACCCAGTAACCGAGTTCGCAGGCTCCTTCACCCCACCAGTGATTTGTATCAGGATGAAACAGAAGACCCGCACATCCAATGGGAATATCATCTTTTACTATCGCATAGGTTTCTTTTTTGGAAAAAACTGTTTTAATAATATGCAAACTATCTTCAATGCTTTCATGAGGAGGCCATCCTGCAATCGGACCAATATTTGGATTTTTGGCAAAATGATACAGGCATTCCGCATCGGAATCCAACCATTGCCTTAATGTGAGATTTTGAGTTTTAAAAATCATTAAAAAGATTATGTTTTTTAGATATTTAAAAATTTTGTAAAAAATTTTACACTAAAATTAATTACTTCAAAAAAATATATAGTTAACCATGAAAGTCAAAGACGGGATTTGCGGCTTTGTTGTAGGTGATGCTTTAGGAGTTCCTGTTGAGTTTTACTCAAGAAAAGAGCTTGAAGATGACCCGGTTACTGATATGAGAGAATTTGGAACATACAACCAGGTCAAAGGTACATGGTCTGATGATTCATCAATGACAATAGCCACTATGACAAGTATAGTAAATAAGAATGGCATTGATTACAATGACATAATGGAAGAGTTTTGCAAATGGGCATTTGAAGGTGAACACACTCCTCACGGTGAGAGATTTGATATCGGAAACACTACTCTCAGAGGATTGGAGAGATATATTGACGGAGCAGATCCGCTGGAATCAGGAGGAAAATCAACACATGACAACGGAAACGGTTCCCTAATGAGAATTTTGCCGCTGGCTTATATTCCTGATATTGATTATGAAACTATAGAAAATATCTCCTCTTTAACACATGCTCATCCAAGGTCAAAGATTGCATGCGTATTGTATGTTGAAATTGCAAGATCCATGCTTGAAAATACATTAACAATTGAAGAACATATAAAGTGTGCATGTGAAAAAATCAAAGAGTATTATGCAGATAATGAAGAGCTTCACCACTTCAAAAGAATATTTGAGGATGATTTAACCACAGATATAAGAAGCGGAGGATATGTTATAGACACCTTTGAAAGCGTTGTTTACTGTTTAAAAAATACTGACAATTATAAAGATGCGGTTCTAAAGGCCGTTAATCTGGGCGGTGATACCGATACAACTGCAGCAATATGCGGCGGACTGGCAGGAATTTATTACGGTTATGATGATATTCCTATAGATTGGCTTAATGAAATTCACAAACTTGATGATATAATTTCATTATGTGAAAAGTTCGAGGCATTTTATGATAGATATTAGCAAAACCATTGAAAATATTAGGGCTACATGCAATAATTATGTAGACCCTGATCTTGTTGCTACAGTCATTCATGACAACTACTACATGGGTTCAAACAACATTCTTGAAATCGAAAAATTTGACATTGAAAAAGAGGATTCTTTTGAAGAAAGGATTGTAAAAATTTTAAAATATGAAAATGTATTTTTAAACATTGGAATGTATGCATTTGTTCCCGTAATCAATGAATGCGACATATATTCAACCGAAGACTATAATCTGAAACTATCTAACGAGGAATTTGAAAAATATGCCAATGAAAAAGAACGTGTTTTTGGAATATTAATTAAAAAAGAGTCTGAAGATTATATAATCGGAAGCTGTGATTTGTGCGGATGCAGTATAGATGCAGCATTTAAAGAAATAGAATCCTCCGATTTACCATTCTATAAAAAATTAAAGGAGATAATAGATAGTAAAATTATCTATTAATCATTTTCTTTTTAATTTCTTCCCACATTGCCTGTTCTTCACCACAGCCGGTCATGATAACATATTTATAATCAGAATTTCTGGCCATTTCATTTAACCTTTCAATTCTAACATCCATTTCATCATAACTCAACGGATAGAAATCGGCATCA from uncultured Methanobrevibacter sp. includes:
- a CDS encoding zinc ribbon domain-containing protein; this encodes MTRICKNCEFVNQDDYDFCAKCGTPLVEGLQPKNVIVFKNQAPPVNKKVIIVSYLLTIFLSWSGFIIGTFFKSTRFSIFTFFGFFLPFYLVQSRNPTVKKHGLIMIVISVVGVALSFYTLLQLR
- a CDS encoding GNAT family N-acetyltransferase, with protein sequence MIFKTQNLTLRQWLDSDAECLYHFAKNPNIGPIAGWPPHESIEDSLHIIKTVFSKKETYAIVKDDIPIGCAGLLFHPDTNHWWGEGACELGYWVAEQYWGNGYAVEASEVLISRAFDELNVEKIYASYRIENSQSKRVLEKLGFKYYADLVNENYLGEFFKEIAMILEK
- a CDS encoding ADP-ribosylglycohydrolase family protein — translated: MKVKDGICGFVVGDALGVPVEFYSRKELEDDPVTDMREFGTYNQVKGTWSDDSSMTIATMTSIVNKNGIDYNDIMEEFCKWAFEGEHTPHGERFDIGNTTLRGLERYIDGADPLESGGKSTHDNGNGSLMRILPLAYIPDIDYETIENISSLTHAHPRSKIACVLYVEIARSMLENTLTIEEHIKCACEKIKEYYADNEELHHFKRIFEDDLTTDIRSGGYVIDTFESVVYCLKNTDNYKDAVLKAVNLGGDTDTTAAICGGLAGIYYGYDDIPIDWLNEIHKLDDIISLCEKFEAFYDRY